The Vanacampus margaritifer isolate UIUO_Vmar chromosome 16, RoL_Vmar_1.0, whole genome shotgun sequence genome includes the window TGTATGCTTGCTACTTCATGTTTACCATTAAAGTGACAATGTAGCTACCTAaatctttgactttttttctttattcagTTCATTTCTCAGATGATGAGCTTTCTGATCGGCTTTGTCAGCCTGGTGTTCTGCGGTCACCTGGGAAAAAGCGAGCTGGCCGGCGTGGCGTTAGCGATAGCGGTAAGATGTCGTTTTGCCTCATCGCACGCGATGATCTCACGCCGCCATTTTGCCTCAGGTAATAAACGTCTCGGGTATTTCAATCGGCAGCGGCCTGGCGTCGGCATGCGATACGCTCATATCTCAGGTAttctttttattcatatagTCCTATCTTAATTTACAACATATCGTACCGTAAGTTTTGATCTTATTACATTTGAGTGGGCATTTGCTGTGTTTTCCGTGTCATCACCGGTAGACTTATGGTAGCGGCAATATGAAGCCGGTGGGTGTGATCCTGCAGAGGGGCATCCTCATCCTGCTGTTGGCCTGCTTTCCCTGCTGGGCCATCCTGCTCAATACGCAGCCCCTCCTGCTGGCCGTCGGCCAGAGCGCCAATGTCGCCAGGTCAGCCTTGTGTGCgcgctttatttaaaaaaaataaaataaaaattatttaattttgtgtgtgtttttattagtatttatttagttgtttatagttgatttaatttaatttaaaattattattatttttttatttaggaatgaatgaaatatACTAACTACCTTGACATCAGTAAaggtatttattatatttatttctatatacatatatgtatttttaaaatgtatttgctcACTTTTTTGTGAATGTAAAAGACAAGTTGTTAATGTTAATTACCTCCCTTttttattagtaattatttagcatcaaattaaatttttatttgtatactttttttttaaagcgcccATGTCGCCAGGTCAGCCTTGTGTGCgcgctttattttttattttttattttttacctttatttatttttgtgtgtgtttttattcacattcacattgttcttatttatttattgagtatttatttagttgtttatagttgatttaatttaatttaaaattatttatttatttacgaaTGAATGAAATATACTAAATACCTTGACATCAGTAAaggtatttattatatttatttctatatacatgtatgtatttttaaaatgtatttgctcACTATTTTGTGAATGTAAAAGTCAAGTTGTTAATGTTAATCACCTCCCTTttttattagtaattatttagcgtcaaattttattttcatttgtatactttttaaaaaaaaaaaatcttgatttattaattgttcattttaattgtTGCATGAATGcttcaaatacacattttaatacaGCTAATTTCCATTTCTCATTTCTCAACATTCATGCTTGACTTGAGTGCATTTTCACGATTCTGCTTTATTCCGCTCAAAGGCTCTCTCAGCTCTACGTCAACATCTTCATGCCGGCTTTACCCGTGAGTGGGCCCCAAAAAAGACTTTTGTGTGCTTCAATTGAACGTTATTAATGGCATTGACACGTCTTCGCAGGCTGCCTTCATGTACCAGCTGCAGGGAAGGTATCTTCAGAATCAGGTGCGAGTCATCGTGTCATCTTCTGTCGGGCGCTCGCCTTTTTTGTGCgcctgtcaatcaatcaataaatggaTGAACGCTATCTGTGGCAGGGTATCATGTGGCCTCAGGTGGTCTCGGCAGCCGCCTGCAACGTTTTCAATGCAATCATCAACTACGTCTTCCTGGCAGTGCTGGATCTCGGGGTGGCGTGAGTACAGTACACGCATGTTTGCTTCAATGGCTCGTGTGTTGTAGTCAATGAGTACATGAAGAGTAAATGAATACATGGACAGCTTGGCTTACAGGAAGGACGGGGAAGTTTGATGACTCACTATGAAACGTGAACATTTTTGATAATTCAGCTCCCGAGGCCGGTTTTACCaactgacatgaaaaaaaaagtctcaaaaagctatgcttgaaaagacacaggaatgAAGCCATTTTGGGTCAAAGCCACCTTCTTGAGggtgaatttaatttattccacTCActgtgaaatatgttttttttttaattcagccccTCAAAACTGTCAGAGGAACAAGAAATTTTATTGCAATGTCTATCAtgattaaacacacaaaaaagtctcaagaggcGATTCCCAGAAAGGCACATGAAGGAAGCCATTTTGGGTCAAAGCAGCATTAGAGGGGCGGTGTTTGATGACTCGTCaagatttttattcttttttaatttagccCCCAAACCTAGTTTTTCTGAGCAATGTGACATTTGGTAAGCATGTCTATTATTAGTAGACcgacaaaaaagtctcaagaggcCATActcaaaaagacacaggaatgAAGCCATTTTGGGTCAAAGCCACCTTCTTGAGGGTGAATTTAAATTATTCCACTCActgtgaaatatgtttttttttaaaattcagcccCTCAAAACTGTCTTACAGAGGAACAAGAAATTTTATTGCAATGTCTATCATGattagacacacaaaaaagtctcaagaggcGATTCCCAGAAAGGCACATGAAGGAAGCCATTTTGGGTCAAAGCAGCATTAGAGGGGCGGTGTTTGATGACTCGTGAAGatttttagtcttttttaatttagccCCCAAACCTAGATTTTCTGAGCAATGTGACATTTGGTAAGCATGTCTATTATTAGTAGACcgacaaaaaagtctcaagaggcCATActcaaaaagacacaggaaagaAGCCATTTTGGGTCAAAGCATCCATTAGAGGGGCAAAGTTTGATGACTTgccaagattttttattttttattttaattcaaccCCCAATTCCAAATTCAATGAGGTATGTGAAATTGAATTTGGCGGGCTTGCCAACTATGagtagaactaaaaaaaaaaaaggtcatgcctaaaaagacacaaaaaggcggccattttgtgtcaaagcagccattttggggacATGAGTGCaaatatttgttgaaatttCAACCCTTAATGTTTGACCAAACAAGACAAAATCCAacagatatattttttctcattgTTGTCTCAAACAAAAGTGGGTCAGCGGCCGCTAACGCCATCTCGCAGTACTCCTTGAtggtatttttgtttgtgtacatAAACGCCAGGGGTCTTCACAAAGTCACATGGGATGGTGAGTCAAGATATACACTTTGCATATGCAATATATAATCCAATAGCTTACAACACGTCACCTTTTACTGATCTGAGGCGTTTTCAGGTTGGTCGCTCGACAGCTTGCGTGAGTGGGGTCCCTTCCTGCGTCTGGCGCTGCCCAGCATGCTGATGACGTGTCTGGAGTGGTGGCTGTACGAAATCGCCGGCTTCCTGGCCGGTTTGATCAGCGAGGTGGAGCTGGGAGCCGAGTCCATCCTGTACCAGCTGGCCACCATGGTCTATATGGTATGATGTCATGTGTTACCGACGTCATTGTATGGCTACGATGTAGTTCTGTCAATGGGAATTTTGTTGAAAGCAGCAGAAGGCCTACAGTAGTACAACCACTGAACTCCTAGAGCAGGCACTCAAGCGAAGCCAAGGAAATTCTATTCTTTTCTATTCttgtagttttattttccaTAAAGCTTCTCAAACTGGTGCTGAAGTGCACTAAGGGACAGAAAAGCGGCAACTTTACAACGTTGGTACGAaggctggatttaaaaaaagtcaaataatcaatatcgaatcgattttcatttcgagcctgatatcaattcataaaaccatgaaccaattattctaatatatttttcccataaattcataaggaaatagaattttaaaggccaattttttttgtatcttactgttttcttgaaatttactgttcacatgaatttaaaagtattttcttatatttattgcactttaagacaatacagaatattttacattcatattaaaaaattattgaattacaattataacaaatattttcatctcgtccttgctgatgtcaatgcttGTCTTGACTTAAGTGATTCtccaaaatgtaatttggaatttaatgtttgtggagtttttaatcatgtccttgatatttaagaagaattgacgttccgcaattaatcaatattgattgaagtgaatcgaataaaaacattttttaatcgactcgaactgaactcttgtgaatcgaaattgaatcgattgagaaaattagaatcgatacccatcCCTATTTGGTTCCCGCAGTTCCCGATGGGCTTTTCCATAGCAGCCAGCGTTCGTGTGGGAAACGCTCTCGGGGCCGGAAACACCGAGCAAGCAAAACTGAGCGGGAAGGTGTCCGTCACATGCGCAAGTACATCTCGCACATCttgaaacaaaatgttcaacttgCATCACCTTGTTTGTGTTTTCCGTCCAATCCTAGTGGTGGTCTCGTGCTTCACCGGAACGTTCCTGGCTGTGTCCCGCAACTTCATCGCTTACATTTTCACCACAGACAAGTAAGATCCGCGTGATGTATCCGTCCTCGCTTTGGTCAGTGCTTTTGTGTTGTCATCACCCATAATCCCTTGCTCCTCTTTCCACCGCAGGGACATAGTGGCGAGAGTAGCGAATGTTTTAATGATGTACAGCGTCACCCACGTGGCGGATGCCTTCGCGGTAAGAACCGCAGCGTCATCCGCAgagtatttttattgattttttttttaaccgactAGGCCGTGATGGGAGGAATCGTCCGGGGCGCCGGGAAGCAAATGGTGGGCGCGGTGTGCAGTTTGGTGGGGTTCTACGTGGTGGGCTTCCCCATCGGAGTGTCGCTCATGTTCCCCATCAACTTGGGAATCTTTGGTGAGAGGAATGAAATGGAGTATTTTTCAATTACACTGATGCGAAATGTTGTCGCTGATCACAGGACTGTGGGGGGGATTCCTGGTTTGTGTGGTGCTGCAGGCCCTCTTTTACACCGTCTATTTGTGCAAGCTCAACTGGAAAAAAGCCACATTGGAGGCGAGTACACGTGCCAAAATGAAGGTCGCCTTTCTCTCGAACAAGTGTTTTAAGACCAGCGGAATCAATTGCTCTCAAATGTGTGGTTGTCAACATTCAAAATCAAAAGTGTTCGTGCTCTTCAAGTTGTTTGAACAAAGTCATTTGTGATTGGTCTTGAGGCGTTATAGAGCATGAAAGTCGTGACCGAAGGTACCTTATCCATTTTTGCCGGGCTATCATTCAAAATCAGACAATTGCCTTTCTTTGCGTATGTAGGCGCTGGAACGTGCTGGAGTTCATGTTAGAAAACAAGACAAGATCTTTGTCATCGACCACAAAGGTATATctgcagaaaacaaaaaaagtatgtttttttttcttttcttgaaagCAATTGTCGCTGATtgaaatctgcctagcaacaatgcgtaagaaaaaaaactctcccTCCTAGCATGTGAACAGCAGATGAGCACCCCTGCGTCCAACCTTTCGAGTCCGGAACAATCTGAGCCGGACAGAACTACACCGTCGCCAGTCTGGCAACTGGTACTACGTCGCGGCCTGGCGGTTCTCGTCATGGTCGCCATCCTCGGGGTCGGAGTGTTCGTCAGCAGGTTCCTGGTCACACTGCAGTCGTCGTGAGACAAAATAGCCGATGTGCAATACTTAGTTTCACTGTAGGAGAGTACATCTGTATGGAAGATGTTTTAAACTGTACTCTCTGGTCATGTGCTGCCCCCTGTAGATTAAACAAAGTATGACACATGTTCAAACCAATTTAAACTCTGCCTTTTATCGGCTTCACgttttattttcaacaaaattctATGGGAAAGATCCTCGCTTGCTCAaaataacttcttctttttttttgtgcttcacACGGTAGCGTTGCATGCATTCCAAATCAACCTGGAATCACTTCCGCCGCTCATCAAAACGGGCGACGTCAGCCCAGGCAACTCGCCGAGATTGCCCAACATTTCCTCTCACCGAGGCTGCAATCAGTGTCACACTGTGCCGCCAGGAACAACAGCAAGGCTGTGTGTATGTCTGCGTATTGTTGTACACAACTCGCGCTAACAGTTCTACTTGACTGTGTGGTAAACATGACCCCAATAGGATGCTTCAAACAAAATGTCTGAATTTCTATAGATTTTGGGGTATAGCTACTTGAGGATTGTTTTTATGGGTTTACTCATGATAGATACATCTTCCAAATTtaatgttgctaagtgaagctggcttcaggggctgaatttttaaataCTGTTCACATTTCATGGAACGTCATCAACTTCAACCGCCTTAAGGCTACTTTgatacaaaatggctgacttcctgtatgTTTTCAGACATGGTTTATTGAGACTTTTTtatgggtctactcatgatagacatgtctaccaaattttatgttgctaagtgaagctggcttcaggggctgaattttcacaaaatccCAGGGAGATGCTGTAGAAAAGAATTATGGCCCCATTATCTGACCAGCAACAAGTAACCAGGCAAGCATCACATGACCAGAGAATTCTTtagatattttatattaaatacaaaTCAGTGATTTTGTAATAGAAGGTGGGTACACTTGTGTCATTTGGCCTGTGGGACATGAATGATTGTGCTCCATCGAATCCGCATAGCAACAAGTGACCAAGCAAGTAAGGGCATAAAATGACATGAGAATTATGTTGATATTTTGTAATTAATACAGAGTAGTGATTTAGTAGCTAAATGAATTTGCGTGGATACACTGTGGGGCAGAGATTGATGTGCCCTGTGAAATCTGCCTAGAAACAAATGTCCATGCAAGGAAATCCAATGTGGCTTagtaaggtaaaaaaatatatattaaaattcgATGCTAATAGAGAGTACAGTAGTTTAGTGTTTAATGGGCAACAATTTAgtttgatattttaaaaaaagtgtatggATGCATGAGGGGTCTATTCTGTCCAAGCCGTGGGCGTGGCCGTGGACAAATTGGACCAGATTTCAGTGAAGTTTGTCGAGCTGGACATCGGGATTTCCGGGATGGGAAAGGCGAAGTGGACAGCGACGCCCGCCACTAATGTCATGGCCGCCACCCAGATGGCAAAGCCCCTCCTCAAGACGAGCTGCGTGGTGGAGAGCTGCTTCACCCGTGTGTCCTCGGCCTCCTGATCCCGACTTCTGGAAGCTTCCGTGTTGTCAGCctgcaacatgacaatatttGTCCAAGCTGCCAATCACGGCAAGGAAATCATGGACGCGTCCACTCACCGAGCGGTCGCGCCGCGTCATTTCAATCAGCTTGTCGTTCTTAGAGGTCTCCAGAATTTTCTTTCCAGCTCGCTCTTCAGCCTGAAGGAAAAATCAAACTACATCAGGAAGTGGTTTCGATTTTTActatatttgttgttttcatacAGCAACCCTGCATGTATGTTAAATTCCTTTTGACCTGTGGGGAGCACATATGCCCTATtaaatctgcctagcaacaaatgaCCATGGAGATGTGCTTTAATCAGGcaattttatatttaacataGAATAATGGTTCGATATTAAAATTaatgtgaatgaataaatgactaatTTTCATGGTCTCTGGGGCACAAATGATGTTGCCCCATGAAacctgcctagcaacaagtgaccaaACAAACGTGATGCAACCAGAAAAGTatgttgatattttttattaatactgAGTGGTCATTTGGtaaatttggtaaaaaaaaatcaattttaatgtatttgtctCATTTGACCAACAGGGCAAGAATGACTGTGCccatgaattctgcctagcaacaaatgaCCAAGGAATTGTGACCTGACCAAGAAATTCTGTAGTGATTATATCATCATGTGGAGACACATTTCGTTTTGGCCCATGGGGTACAAACGATTGTGCCCCATTAAACTTGCCTAACAACAAGTGACCAAACATGATAAGGAACTTTGTTTtactaatttgtatttttaagccGTTTTAATGCATTAACCAAACACCGGGAAAGTGCTCTGATGATCTTCTAAATACTCCTACCTCCTTGGTGACTTTTTTCCAGTTGAGCTTGAAAATGAGAACCAGGAAGAAACACGCCTCAAGGCACACACACGTCAGGAGACCAAGCCACAAGCCTGGTGACCACACATACAGAATATAAATGACATCGATTCATGTTGTCAAcaatgttaagattttttttcttcattagtGAGAAGATGAAAATCGTACCGAATATTCGGAGGCGGGCGGCAAACATGAGGGCGACTCCTATTGGCAAGCCGATGCAGTAGTAGCTCACCAAGTTGGATGCGGCGGCAATCTTCTGCATTCCGCAACCGACCAGAATTCCAGAGCACACGCACTAAACGACAACAGAGTGGTGAGTTATATTTTATACAGAATAGTGATTCAATAACAAAATTATATGTGAAGAAATGAATGATTGTGCCTCATAAAATCTGCCTAGTAACAAGTGATGGCTATTATGACTCGCTATTATGAGTGAATTCTGATTCCGAGTGATTCAGTCGTGAAATGAATTAGCAGGAATACATTTGTCTAGTTTGTCAGTGGACTGTGGGGCAGGTATGATTTTGCCCCATGAATTCTGCCGAGCAGCAAAAAAGCAAAAGCACAAAATTAAAACTATTTCAAAACGTACCAGGAGTGAATCAAAAAACTGCAGGAACGTGTAGATGGTGAGGTTCTCTGAGACCATGACTGCTAt containing:
- the LOC144036010 gene encoding multidrug and toxin extrusion protein 1-like isoform X1, whose product is MTRFTLRLPDEYKRETLHLLKLAGPVFISQMMSFLIGFVSLVFCGHLGKSELAGVALAIAVINVSGISIGSGLASACDTLISQTYGSGNMKPVGVILQRGILILLLACFPCWAILLNTQPLLLAVGQSANVARLSQLYVNIFMPALPAAFMYQLQGRYLQNQGIMWPQVVSAAACNVFNAIINYVFLAVLDLGVAGSAAANAISQYSLMVFLFVYINARGLHKVTWDGWSLDSLREWGPFLRLALPSMLMTCLEWWLYEIAGFLAGLISEVELGAESILYQLATMVYMFPMGFSIAASVRVGNALGAGNTEQAKLSGKVSVTCAMVVSCFTGTFLAVSRNFIAYIFTTDKDIVARVANVLMMYSVTHVADAFAAVMGGIVRGAGKQMVGAVCSLVGFYVVGFPIGVSLMFPINLGIFGLWGGFLVCVVLQALFYTVYLCKLNWKKATLEALERAGVHVRKQDKIFVIDHKGISAENKKTCEQQMSTPASNLSSPEQSEPDRTTPSPVWQLVLRRGLAVLVMVAILGVGVFVSRFLVTLQSS
- the LOC144036010 gene encoding multidrug and toxin extrusion protein 1-like isoform X2, which encodes MTRFTLRLPDEYKRETLHLLKLAGPVFISQMMSFLIGFVSLVFCGHLGKSELAGVALAIAVINVSGISIGSGLASACDTLISQTYGSGNMKPVGVILQRGILILLLACFPCWAILLNTQPLLLAVGQSANVARLSQLYVNIFMPALPAAFMYQLQGRYLQNQGIMWPQVVSAAACNVFNAIINYVFLAVLDLGVAGSAAANAISQYSLMVFLFVYINARGLHKVTWDGWSLDSLREWGPFLRLALPSMLMTCLEWWLYEIAGFLAGLISEVELGAESILYQLATMVYMFPMGFSIAASVRVGNALGAGNTEQAKLSGKVSVTCAMVVSCFTGTFLAVSRNFIAYIFTTDKDIVARVANVLMMYSVTHVADAFAAVMGGIVRGAGKQMVGAVCSLVGFYVVGFPIGVSLMFPINLGIFGLWGGFLVCVVLQALFYTVYLCKLNWKKATLEALERAGVHVRKQDKIFVIDHKACEQQMSTPASNLSSPEQSEPDRTTPSPVWQLVLRRGLAVLVMVAILGVGVFVSRFLVTLQSS
- the LOC144036010 gene encoding multidrug and toxin extrusion protein 1-like isoform X5, with the protein product MTRFTLRLPDEYKRETLHLLKLAGPVFISQMMSFLIGFVSLVFCGHLGKSELAGVALAIAVINVSGISIGSGLASACDTLISQTYGSGNMKPVGVILQRGILILLLACFPCWAILLNTQPLLLAVGQSANVARLSQLYVNIFMPALPAAFMYQLQGRYLQNQGIMWPQVVSAAACNVFNAIINYVFLAVLDLGVAGSAAANAISQYSLMVFLFVYINARGLHKVTWDGWSLDSLREWGPFLRLALPSMLMTCLEWWLYEIAGFLAGLISEVELGAESILYQLATMVYMFPMGFSIAASVRVGNALGAGNTEQAKLSGKVSVTCAMVVSCFTGTFLAVSRNFIAYIFTTDKDIVARVANVLMMYSVTHVADAFAAVMGGIVRGAGKQMVGAVCSLVGFYVVGFPIGVSLMFPINLGIFGPLLHRLFVQAQLEKSHIGGAGTCWSSC
- the LOC144036010 gene encoding multidrug and toxin extrusion protein 1-like isoform X3, producing the protein MMSFLIGFVSLVFCGHLGKSELAGVALAIAVINVSGISIGSGLASACDTLISQTYGSGNMKPVGVILQRGILILLLACFPCWAILLNTQPLLLAVGQSANVARLSQLYVNIFMPALPAAFMYQLQGRYLQNQGIMWPQVVSAAACNVFNAIINYVFLAVLDLGVAGSAAANAISQYSLMVFLFVYINARGLHKVTWDGWSLDSLREWGPFLRLALPSMLMTCLEWWLYEIAGFLAGLISEVELGAESILYQLATMVYMFPMGFSIAASVRVGNALGAGNTEQAKLSGKVSVTCAMVVSCFTGTFLAVSRNFIAYIFTTDKDIVARVANVLMMYSVTHVADAFAAVMGGIVRGAGKQMVGAVCSLVGFYVVGFPIGVSLMFPINLGIFGLWGGFLVCVVLQALFYTVYLCKLNWKKATLEALERAGVHVRKQDKIFVIDHKGISAENKKTCEQQMSTPASNLSSPEQSEPDRTTPSPVWQLVLRRGLAVLVMVAILGVGVFVSRFLVTLQSS
- the LOC144036010 gene encoding multidrug and toxin extrusion protein 1-like isoform X4 — its product is MKPVGVILQRGILILLLACFPCWAILLNTQPLLLAVGQSANVARLSQLYVNIFMPALPAAFMYQLQGRYLQNQGIMWPQVVSAAACNVFNAIINYVFLAVLDLGVAGSAAANAISQYSLMVFLFVYINARGLHKVTWDGWSLDSLREWGPFLRLALPSMLMTCLEWWLYEIAGFLAGLISEVELGAESILYQLATMVYMFPMGFSIAASVRVGNALGAGNTEQAKLSGKVSVTCAMVVSCFTGTFLAVSRNFIAYIFTTDKDIVARVANVLMMYSVTHVADAFAAVMGGIVRGAGKQMVGAVCSLVGFYVVGFPIGVSLMFPINLGIFGLWGGFLVCVVLQALFYTVYLCKLNWKKATLEALERAGVHVRKQDKIFVIDHKGISAENKKTCEQQMSTPASNLSSPEQSEPDRTTPSPVWQLVLRRGLAVLVMVAILGVGVFVSRFLVTLQSS